One stretch of Tribolium castaneum strain GA2 chromosome 5, icTriCast1.1, whole genome shotgun sequence DNA includes these proteins:
- the Arl5 gene encoding ADP-ribosylation factor-like protein 5A — translation MGLLFSKLWSFFGNEEHKIVIVGLDNAGKTTILYQFLMNEVVHTSPTIGSNVEEVVWRNIHFIMWDLGGQQSLRAAWSTYYTNTEFVILVIDSTDKERLSVIREELYKMLANEELSKAGVLIYANKQDVKGSMSASEISKELDLTSIKQQQWHIQACCALTGEGLYQGLEWIVSRLKKK, via the exons ATGGGTTTGTTGTTTTCCAAACTGTGGAGCTTTTTCGGTAACGAAG AACATAAAATAGTAATAGTTGGACTAGACAATGCAGGTAAAACGACTATTCTATATCAGTTCTTAATGAATGAGGTTGTTCATACTAGCCCCACAATTGGTTCAAATGTTGAGGAAGTTGTTTGGCGTAATATTCATTTTATAATGTGGGATTTAGGGGGTCAACAGTCATTAAGAGCAGCTTGGAGTACTTATTATACAAACACAGAA TTTGTGATACTAGTAATAGATTCAACGGATAAGGAACGGTTGAGTGTTATTAGGGAAGAATTGTACAAAATGTTGGCGAATGAAGAACTGTCGAAAGCGGGAGTGCTCATTTATGCAAACAAACAGGACGTTAAAGGGTCAATGAGTGCGTCTGAAATATCCAAAGAATTAGACCTAACTTCAATTAAACAACAACAATGGCACATACAAGCTTGTTGTGCGTTGACAGGCGAGGG ACTTTACCAGGGTTTGGAATGGATTGTCAGTCGCTTGAAAAAGAAGTGA
- the PolZ2 gene encoding mitotic spindle assembly checkpoint protein MAD2B has product MQEADIICEFLEIAIHNVLFARKLYPDSIFERKRKYGVVVYRSVYPSLNEYIANCIKAISYHLRNNQLKNILLCFSSDQRVLEKYSFQILHLNAVSESDPFLVKLEQHLSTFFLKLHSSLDKLDNLPEDASFTIQLQVTEFAHLEYKQDPLNENFLWVAAPEYDNSSFPVIAPLHSVNTGFVHFQILVEKPS; this is encoded by the exons ATGCAAGAGGCGG ACATAATTTGCGAGTTCCTGGAAATCGCAATTCACAACGTTCTGTTTGCTCGCAAGTTGTACCCCGACTCAATTTTCGAACGCAAGCGTAAATACGGGGTGGTTGTTTATCGTTCTGTGTACCCTAGCTTAAACGAGTACATTGCCAATTGTATTAAGGCAATAAGTTACCATTTGCGGAACAACCAGTTGAAAAATATCCTTCTGTGCTTTAGTTCAGACCAGAGAGTATTAGAGAAGTacagttttcaaattttgcaccTTAACGCCGTTTCGGAAAG CGATCCGTTCCTTGTGAAACTGGAACAGCATTTAAGTacgttttttttgaaactacACTCAAGCCTTGATAAGCTTGATAATTTACCAGAAGACGCCTCTTTTACCATTCAATTACAAGTCACAGAGTTTGCGCATTTGGAGTACAAGCAAGACCCCCTTAATGAA aATTTTTTGTGGGTCGCAGCGCCCGAATATGACAATAGTTCGTTTCCCGTAATAGCGCCTTTGCATAGTGTTAACACCGGTTTCGTCCATTTTCAAATTCTTGTCGAAAAACCGTCGTAA
- the LOC659857 gene encoding histone H4 transcription factor isoform X2: MCDSNRRKRKRNSSLETCRTVKGIFKRGDLEDSLSASDWSSHNDHYKSRRRNRIVKLDSDPLLLTCEWDSCYQDFTEFVPFVDHLKQHLHNYSLVGDGDCCWTGCTYVANSIPDLNQHLCYHAYHTKLKCRGKSVLYRTNLPECTLTEHFVIPVTPDGYLCEWEYCNERFETIFELFEHVRVHIYHNPKNHKQGNITCCWKGCTNKTKFRTQCKLAEHMRMHTKEKMVACPTCGNLFSNVTKFCDHRRRQLPINLQSYLCSQCSKYFPSERLLRDHMRLHINHYKCSMCEMTCPKPSILAKHIRYKHLSERPFKCNYCDYECVSKHNLDFHVKTHDPESEYKCSDCGYECRSQFGLDRHYQKAHGKDLTNVYECHNCKKQFMRGGFLTKHLMKVHNYHWPSGHSRFRYKEDADGIYRLQTVRYETLDVTEEIIKGKTVQAPSEKESLNFNVVKKTAKDSNSLHTFEVVFSEKDETKSESEAAKEVLIQIDDLDTKGQVVKSQTIHSICADLEEISDCNSKEIVAIGDKTNEV; encoded by the exons ATGTGTGATAGTAATAGAAGGAAGCGGAAACGTAACAGTTCGTTAGAAACGTGCAGAACTGTgaaaggaatttttaaaaggGGCGATTTGGAGGATTCTTTATCGGCTTCCGATTGGAGTTCGCATAATGATCATTAC AAATCAAGAAGAAGAAATCGGATTGTTAAACTAGATTCTGACCCTTTGCTTCTGACGTGTGAATGGGATTCGTGTTATCAGGATTTTACGGAATTTGTCCCCTTTGTCGACCATCTGAAGCAACATTTGCACAATTACAGTTTAGTCGGAGATGGGG ATTGTTGTTGGACGGGGTGCACTTACGTCGCCAACTCGATACCGGACCTAAACCAGCACTTGTGCTATCACGCCTACCATACCAAATTAAAATGTCGTGGCAAGAGTGTCTTATACCGCACTAATTTGCCCGAATGCACCCTAACCGAGCACTTTGTAATTCCCGTAACTCCCGATGGGTATCTTTGCGAGTGGGAGTACTGTAACGAGCGATTTGAGACGATATTTGAACTCTTTGAACATGTTCGAGTTCACATTTATCACAATCCAAAAAACCACAAACAGGGCAATATCACTTGTTGCTGGAAAGGGTGCACCAATAAAACGAAATTTCGCACTCAGTGTAAGTTAGCTGAGCACATGAGGATGCACACAAAGGAGAAAATGGTGGCGTGTCCGACTTGTGGTAACTTATTTTCTAATGTAACGAAGTTTTGTGATCATCGACGGAGGCAGTTGCCGATTAATC TACAAAGTTATTTGTGTTCGCAATGCTCGAAATATTTCCCAAGTGAACGCTTATTGAGGGATCACATGAGACTGCATATTAACCATTACAAGTGTTCCATGTGCGAAATGACCTGTCCTAAACCATCAATCCTTGCCAAACATATCAGATACAAACATTTGAGCGAGAGACCGTTTAAATGTAACTACTGCGATTACGA ATGCGTTTCGAAGCACAATTTGGATTTCCATGTGAAAACGCACGACCCTGAGAGTGAATACAAGTGCTCTGATTGTGGCTATGAATGCCGGTCTCAGTTCGGTTTGGACCGACATTATCAAAAAGCCCACGGAAAA GACTTAACTAACGTGTACGAATGCCAcaactgtaaaaaacaatttatgcGTGGGGGTTTCTTGACTAAACATTTGATGAAAGTCCACAATTACCACTGGCCGTCGGGTCACTCGAGGTTTCGCTACAAGGAAGATGCGGACGGGATTTATCGGCTTCAAACGGTCCGATATGAGACACTTGACGTGACTGAGGAAATTATCAAAGGGAAAACGGTTCAAGCTCCCTCAGAGAAGGAATCTTTGAATTTCAATGTGGTGAAGAAAACGGCGAAAGATTCTAATTCGTTGCATACTTTCGAGGTGGTTTTTTCGGAGAAAGATGAGACAAAGAGTGAGAGTGAAGCCGCGAAGGAGGTGTTGATTCAAATCGATGATCTTGATACGAAAGGACAAGTTGTCAAGTCGCAGACGATACATTCGATTTGTGCAGATTTGGAGGAGATTAGTGATTGCAATAGCAAAGAAATTGTAGCTATAGGGGACAAAACGAATGAAGTTTAG
- the LOC659857 gene encoding histone H4 transcription factor isoform X1: protein MCDSNRRKRKRNSSLETCRTVKGIFKRGDLEDSLSASDWSSHNDHYKSRRRNRIVKLDSDPLLLTCEWDSCYQDFTEFVPFVDHLKQHLHNYSLVGDGVCTFFADCCWTGCTYVANSIPDLNQHLCYHAYHTKLKCRGKSVLYRTNLPECTLTEHFVIPVTPDGYLCEWEYCNERFETIFELFEHVRVHIYHNPKNHKQGNITCCWKGCTNKTKFRTQCKLAEHMRMHTKEKMVACPTCGNLFSNVTKFCDHRRRQLPINLQSYLCSQCSKYFPSERLLRDHMRLHINHYKCSMCEMTCPKPSILAKHIRYKHLSERPFKCNYCDYECVSKHNLDFHVKTHDPESEYKCSDCGYECRSQFGLDRHYQKAHGKDLTNVYECHNCKKQFMRGGFLTKHLMKVHNYHWPSGHSRFRYKEDADGIYRLQTVRYETLDVTEEIIKGKTVQAPSEKESLNFNVVKKTAKDSNSLHTFEVVFSEKDETKSESEAAKEVLIQIDDLDTKGQVVKSQTIHSICADLEEISDCNSKEIVAIGDKTNEV from the exons ATGTGTGATAGTAATAGAAGGAAGCGGAAACGTAACAGTTCGTTAGAAACGTGCAGAACTGTgaaaggaatttttaaaaggGGCGATTTGGAGGATTCTTTATCGGCTTCCGATTGGAGTTCGCATAATGATCATTAC AAATCAAGAAGAAGAAATCGGATTGTTAAACTAGATTCTGACCCTTTGCTTCTGACGTGTGAATGGGATTCGTGTTATCAGGATTTTACGGAATTTGTCCCCTTTGTCGACCATCTGAAGCAACATTTGCACAATTACAGTTTAGTCGGAGATGGGG TGTGCACGTTTTTTGCAGATTGTTGTTGGACGGGGTGCACTTACGTCGCCAACTCGATACCGGACCTAAACCAGCACTTGTGCTATCACGCCTACCATACCAAATTAAAATGTCGTGGCAAGAGTGTCTTATACCGCACTAATTTGCCCGAATGCACCCTAACCGAGCACTTTGTAATTCCCGTAACTCCCGATGGGTATCTTTGCGAGTGGGAGTACTGTAACGAGCGATTTGAGACGATATTTGAACTCTTTGAACATGTTCGAGTTCACATTTATCACAATCCAAAAAACCACAAACAGGGCAATATCACTTGTTGCTGGAAAGGGTGCACCAATAAAACGAAATTTCGCACTCAGTGTAAGTTAGCTGAGCACATGAGGATGCACACAAAGGAGAAAATGGTGGCGTGTCCGACTTGTGGTAACTTATTTTCTAATGTAACGAAGTTTTGTGATCATCGACGGAGGCAGTTGCCGATTAATC TACAAAGTTATTTGTGTTCGCAATGCTCGAAATATTTCCCAAGTGAACGCTTATTGAGGGATCACATGAGACTGCATATTAACCATTACAAGTGTTCCATGTGCGAAATGACCTGTCCTAAACCATCAATCCTTGCCAAACATATCAGATACAAACATTTGAGCGAGAGACCGTTTAAATGTAACTACTGCGATTACGA ATGCGTTTCGAAGCACAATTTGGATTTCCATGTGAAAACGCACGACCCTGAGAGTGAATACAAGTGCTCTGATTGTGGCTATGAATGCCGGTCTCAGTTCGGTTTGGACCGACATTATCAAAAAGCCCACGGAAAA GACTTAACTAACGTGTACGAATGCCAcaactgtaaaaaacaatttatgcGTGGGGGTTTCTTGACTAAACATTTGATGAAAGTCCACAATTACCACTGGCCGTCGGGTCACTCGAGGTTTCGCTACAAGGAAGATGCGGACGGGATTTATCGGCTTCAAACGGTCCGATATGAGACACTTGACGTGACTGAGGAAATTATCAAAGGGAAAACGGTTCAAGCTCCCTCAGAGAAGGAATCTTTGAATTTCAATGTGGTGAAGAAAACGGCGAAAGATTCTAATTCGTTGCATACTTTCGAGGTGGTTTTTTCGGAGAAAGATGAGACAAAGAGTGAGAGTGAAGCCGCGAAGGAGGTGTTGATTCAAATCGATGATCTTGATACGAAAGGACAAGTTGTCAAGTCGCAGACGATACATTCGATTTGTGCAGATTTGGAGGAGATTAGTGATTGCAATAGCAAAGAAATTGTAGCTATAGGGGACAAAACGAATGAAGTTTAG